DNA sequence from the Nitrospira sp. genome:
AAGGGTCGCGACCACCGAAGCCGCCGCCAGCTCTCCCCAAGGCATGGTGAATTCTCCCTGGAAGAGCGCGATGCCCACGGGCAATGTCTGTTGCTCCGGTTGAGTGAGAATGAGCAGCGCAAAGAAAAATTCATTCCAGGCATAGATCAGGATCAGAATCGCGGCGGTGAAGATCCCCGGCGTCGCTAGCGGCAACGTGATCCGGAACAAAGTACCCCAAGGACCACATCCGTCAACGCGTGCGGCATCTTCGAGCTCGGGCGGCAATTCTTTGAAGAAGCTGGCGAGAATCCAGATCGCCAACGGCAGGGTGAGGGCCACATAGGGCAACACGACGCCCCACCGGTGGTTGAGACCGCCGATTGTGTCGAGCAGTCGCCAGACGGGCCCGGCGATGGCCATTTGGGGAAACATCGACACGCAGAGCAACAGGGCCAGAATCCCTTGTTTCCCGGGGATGGTCAGCCGGGCCAGCGCGTAGGCTGCCGGGATGGCGAGCAAAAGGGCGAGCAGCGTGGTGGACCCGGCCACGACGACGCTATTCAGCACGTAGTCGAAGAGATGATGGTCGAAGATGGCAGCGCGATAGAATCCCAGGTTGCCTGATGGCCACCAGGCGGGAGGCGCAGCTTCGATCTCACCTTGCGACTTGAACGATGTGAGGACAAACCAGAGGAACGGTAGCAGACTCAGTCCCACCGTAGCGATGATGCCCAGCGCGAGGAGGAGACGTCGATTCATGGTTGCCTGCGCTCCAGGAGACTCGACCCGATGGCGCGCAGGTACGTCAACGACAGCGCCAGGATCATCAGGAACACGGCCACGGAGACGGCAGAGCCATATCCGATCCGGCCTTCCGTGAACAGGGTTTGGTAACCATAGAACTGGAGCACCTGCGTGGCGTCGCCCGGCCCGCCTTGTGTCATCACGAACACGAGATCGAAGACACGAAACGCATCCATGGTGCGAAACAGTAGCGCGAGCAACAGCGCGGGTTTTAGCAGCGGAAGGGTGATGTGCCAAAACCGTTGCCAGGCGGTAGCGCCGTCGACACGGGCGGCGTCGTAGAGATCGTCTGGAATCACCTGGAGGCCGGCCAGGATCAGCAACGCGGCGAAAGAGGATGTCTTCCAGACGTCCGCCAGTACGACGATGCCGAACGCCATGCCCGGATAGGCCAGCCAGGGGATATAGTCGGTGACCTGTTCGCCGAACAACAGTAAGTTGGCGAACCCGTATTGGTCATTGAAGATATAGCGCCACAGTTGCGACGCGACGACCGTCGGAATGGCCCAGGGAATCAGGATCGCGGCCCGCACGAGACCACGCCCGCGAAACCGCTCATGAATCACCAGCGCAATGATCAGTCCGCAGGCCAACTCGAGTATCGTGGAGAGGCCCACAAAGGCAAGGGTGACGACTAGTGCCTGTTGCGCCACCGGATCACGAAGCAGCGCCACATAATTGTCCAGCCCGACGAACGGACTGCCGAGCTGCGGCAGCCCGATGAAAATATTGTGCAGGCTGAGCCAGAGCGAATCCAACACGGGGTACAGTGCGAAGACCATTGTTACGAGCAGCGCCGGTGCCACCATCGTCCAGGCCGCCAGGCTGTCGCGATTTCGCAGGATTGAGGCGGTGCGGATCATGGCGCAGCCCTCGTGAGGGCGAGTAGCCGATCGATGTGAGCGTCGGTCACGGCCGCTTCCTGAGCAAGGTCGAGGTCGTCGATGGCAAGGGCACGGCTGAAATAACGCTGTAGTAAATGCGAGATCGCGGGGTACAGGGGGGAACGCGGGCGAGCCGTCGCGGAGCGGAGGACGGTGAAGTGGTTCCGGAGTTGCGGCGCTGCTGTCAGCAGGTCGGGATCGGCAAACAGCGCCTGACGGGAGGGGGCGATGCCGGCCTCCTGTGCGAACTTCTTTTGTATGGCCTGGCTGGAAAGAAACCCGATGAGCGCCCAGGCTTCGTTCGGATGCTGTGAGTAGGCGCTGATGCCGTAGAGCCAGCCGCCGAGTGCCGCGGCCGTGCGTCCCGGAGTGAATCCGGGAAGAGGCATCACGGCGACCTGTCCGGCGATGGTCGATCGAGTCCGGTTGTTGGCCAGTTCCCAGGCGTAAGGCCAGTTGCGGTGAAAGACTGCATGGCCTTGAAGAAAGACGGAGAGGGATTCCGGTTCTTGATAGGTCAACGCCGCGCGTGATGCAAGCCGGCCGATCACCCGGTCACGAACGAACTGCACGGCGGCCATCGCTTCAGGTTTAGCCAGAGTGGAATGTGTTCCATCCGACGTCAGCAGGCTCCCGCCGTGGCCGTCGATGAACTCCAGCAGGTTACAGACGAGGCCTTCGTACTGTTTGAATTGCGCCGTGTACCCGCGCAGGGTCGGGTTCGTCGATCGTTCCCCGGCGACGATGACGTCCGCCTGTCTGGCAACCTCCTCCCATGTCGCCGGGGGAGCGAAGCCGTACTTGGTCAGCAAGTCCGATCGATAGTAGAGCAGCCCGGCATCGATGCGACTCGGAACGCCGTAAAAATGGTCGGCATATCGGCCGACTTCAATAGTGGCGGGGAGAAATTCCTTGCGCATGGCCGGAGTAAATCGCTCGTCGAGCCGACGGGCCCAACCGGCTTCCCCAAACTCCGGCACCCAGATCACATCCATGAAAAAGACGTCGACCGTGGCGTCGCGATTTTTCAGCTTTTGCGTCAGGAGATCGTGATAGGCGGTCGAGCTGTGCGGGGCCAGTTCGCGCACGACCGAAATATGAGGATGGGTTTTGGTGAACTCGGCGAGGGCCTCGTCCCACACGCGCGGGTGATCGGGTTTCCAGGAGACGAATCGGAGCGTGATGGAGGCCGTCTGTCCCTTGGGCGGCGTGGCAGGTCCGGCGGCGATCGAATCGTTGAGTGGTGGACCGAAGAGAATCAACCAGAGAAGGAGTAGCGCCGCACGGCGTTGACGTTGATGACTGGCACGCAACAGATGGCGTGGTACGGACTGAAGACATGAGTCTGTGAAAAAGGCGCGCACAATGCGACGCATGACAACTCTAGCTTATACACAGTCCATCCGGTCTGTGCAAAGGTGCAGGGCTTCAGCTGTAGTGGCGATGCGGCGGCTTAGCTTTCGCGGGACCTGTCCGGAGGCCGCTCAGCGCCCGGGGCCGAACTGCAGACACAGGACAGGTCGGGTCCGGCCTGGCGTCTTGACTGACTGAAATCTTATCCCTGAGATCACCGGCCGGAACCTGAGCGTCAGGTAGTTGGCCTCCGGCACCTGGTGCACATTCTCTACCCTTCCTGCAGTCTCAACCCTACACCGGCTGCCGAAGCCGCGGTGGAGATACACATAAATTACTATGAGATAGCACGATTTCTTTACGCACGTCTGTTTGGCATGATCACTGCTCTTAATGAGTCCGGCTGGGACGGTGGTTCATGTCACGAGACGCCCGGTGAGCCGCTTTGCGATTGTCGAAAATGGTATTCCCTTAAGTCGCACGTGGGAGGTCATATGAAACGAGGTCTGCGCCAGTGGTGTTCTTTGCCTGTGGGTGTCCTACCTCGAATGCTGGTGACTCTTGCCGTGATGCTGATCGGAAGTGGGATGCTGCTTTCCGAAGCCCAGGCCCTACAAGCCAGTCCGACTAGTTTGACCTTTCAGGCCGTACAGGGTGGTCCCAATCCACCCAGTAAGACGGTGAAGGTCTATAAAAGCAGTAGTCGAAAGGTCAGTTGGAGCGGGAAGGACAATGCCGGTTGGCTGAGTCTTTCACCTACGTCCGGTACTCTGGGAAGTTCCACGCTGCTGACGGTGTCCGTCAATATCAGCGGGCTGGCGGCCGGGACCTATTCCGGAACGGTGACGATCACGACCAGCAGGGGAAGCACCGTGGCGATACCCGTGACGCTCAAGCTCTCAGCTGCGACTTCTTCAACCACCACCGGGACGACGGCCGTTCTGGCGTGGAATGCCAATGCCGAAAGCGACCTAGCCGGATATAAGGTCTATTCCGGGACGTCTTCCGGCCGGTATGGGGCACCGGTTGACGTGGGGAAGTCCACGTCCTATCAGTTTTCGAACCTGAAACTCGGCACCACCTATTACTTTGCCGTGACGGCGTACGATGTGAACGGGAATGAGAGCTTGCGTTCCAGTGAAGTGAGCAAGAGTATTTATTGACGGGAGCATCAGCCGGAGGATGACCCGGCATTTCAGGCCAAGCCTAACGCGGCGTTGCGGTCTTGGCCTTTGCCATCATCTTGCAGTAGGTACAGATTTCCGCGGTGGTCGGTTGGCCGCAAGTCGTGCAGGGATGGAGTGTGCGTTGATCCTTTTCCGCCATGGATTCCGTGGCGGGCCCCGGCTTGGTCTGCTTCTCGAGAAACCCCCAGTAAAATCGTTGTTTCGTGCCGGGTGATTCCGTCTCCAGCCGGTTGAGGACCTCTTTATAGAGGATCATCTTGGATCCCTTGGCCATCGGACATTCTTCGACGATGTAATCGATGCGATTGACGACTGCGTAAGCGGCGATTTCCCGTTCGGAAAGACGGCAAAGCGGTTTGACCTTCTTGGCGAATCCTTCGACCGATGCCGGCAAGGTGGGGCTTTGCTTGTCCAGATATTCATCCTGCCAGTGCAACACGTTGCCTAAGAGGCGAGCAGCCTCGTCATCCAGATTGTGGCCTGTGGCCATCACGTCGTAGTCCTGTTCCACCGCGGCGCGATTGAACTGATACCGCTTGATGGTCCCGCACGTCGAACAGGTCGGGCGATGAAGAATGGTGGCCAATTCACGAATGCCGGCGCCGGCTTCCTGCTCGACGACATGCACGATCAGGTTTGCTCCGTGGGCAGCGGCCACGTTGTCCGCGTAGTGCCGCACTTTCCGATGCGATTCTTCAGAGTAGCTGCCGATGCCGAGATTCACATATAGCGCATCGGCGCGGTAGCCGAGCTTGAGGAGGATGTGCCACAGCGCAAGACTGTCTTTGCCGCCGGAGACGGCCACGAGGATGCGATCCTCGGGCGTGAACATCTTGAACGATTTGATCGCGCGCGCGACCTGCTCGTGCACGAAAGTCGTGAAGCAGCCCTTGCAGAAGGCGGCATTGTGTCGCGGGAGGCTGATGACGGCTTTAGTCTTGCACTTGCCGCAGTTCATAACGGTTCCACAATCGTGAAGGGTGAGAGGAGATTCGCACCGTTCAGCCGCCGGAGATCACCGGACGGATTTCAATCTGGTCGGCGTCGGCAAGCATTTCATCTTCCGTGACGAGTTCATCGCCTCGGATGACGAGGTGCGCCTCAATGACCAAGTTGAGTTCGCGCAGCACCTCTTTGGTGCGTTTGGGCCCTTTGATTTCAACTTGGCGTTGCGGGTGGCTGAGGTGAACAAGCATGCGCGATGATACGGCTGAGTTGTGCGCGATTGCAATGCGTATGGGCCGCCGAGGTTCCGAAGGAGCTGGCGCGGGAGGGCGAGTCCGGATGAAAGGAAGGTCGCGCACCGTAGGAGCCACGGTGGTACCAACCTTCCCGCAGGAGCCGTGATGAGCCGCTGTTGGCTACTTGATGCCCGCGATGATCTGATAAATCAGCAGGCCGACCACGCTGAGGAAGAGGAGGGCGGACCCGATTGCGAGACGCTTATATTTTTGATTCTGGAGATCCAGTTCGCTGAACGTTTCGTCTTTCCATTCGAGGTGTTGCACTTTCACGATACCCTCCTACCTTCTTGGTGGTCGCGGCCTCCCCATCCCGTTACATGTGGATGAATGTCTGAATGTGGTGCGAGTGGGCGTTCGCCTTCCGGCGTTCCCCAATGTCCTGAACCGATTACGTGGATTTTATACTGTGTCGTACCTGCAGATGGCAAGAGAAGGTACTGGACAAAATTCACGTACCGACGGAGATTTGTCCAAGACCTGTTGTACAGCATCGCTGCTTCAGGGAGGGATGAGCCTATGATCGTGCGGGAATGGTGCGCCCGCACGATGGCCGAGGGGGGGAGGACGTGTCGGCGCCCTTAGATCTCGGCGTCTCGCAGCGCCTTCGCCGCTTCTTCCGGAGCAACGGGGTTAATGTAAAACCCGGTGCCCCATTCAAATCCGGCCACCTGGGTGAGTTTCGGGATGATCTCGATGTGCCAGTGATAGAAGTCTCCGGTTTTTTCGTGCAGCGGCGAGCTGTGTAGGATGAAGTTGTAGGCCGGTCGAGCCAGCACGGTATCCATGCGCCGTAGCGCTTCGCCCAGGATAGGCGCCAAGAATTCGAACTGAGCACGTTGGCATTCTTCGAAATATCCGGCGTGACGCTTGGGAAGGATCCACATTTCAAACGGAAAACGGGGCGCGTAGGGGGTCAGGCAGACAAACTCCGGGTTCTCCAGCACCACGCGGGTGCCTTCCGACGATTCCTGCCGCAGGATGTCGCAATAGATGCAGCGTTCCTTCTGCTGGAAATGCTGCCGGCATCCGTCGATTTCTTCGAGGACGCTGGTGGGTACGACCGGCAAGGCGATGAGCTGAGAGTGGCTATGCTCCAACGTGGCGCCTGCCGTGGCGCCCTGATTTTTAAAGATCAGAATATATCGCAGCCTCAGATCCTTCTTGAGGTCGAGAATCCGGTCGCGATAGGCCCAGAGCACATCCTCCACCCGGTTTGCCGGCAGGTCGGAGAGGTGTTCCTTGTGATTGGGGGTTTCGATGATGACTTCATGGGCGCCGATCCCGTTCATGCGGTCGTAGAGGCCGAGGCCTTCGCGTCCCATGTCGCCTTCGACATGCAGCGCGGGAAACTTATTGGGGATGACTCGCACGGTCCAATTCGGGCTGTCCGGTTCCGAGGCATGGGGCCGATAGGCGAGGATCTCTTTCGGCGTCAGACGTTCCTGGCCCGGGCAAAACGGACACATGGACGCAGAGGGAAGCGGCGCCGACGGCATAGACACGTCCTGGGGGCGTCCACCCCGTTCGGTTGAAATGATGACCCAGCGGCCGACGATCGGGTCTCTTCTCAGTTCAGGCATCTCGACTCCTCTAGTTGTCAATGGTCACTGCGCAATGCTCGATGTCCAATGACGGGGCGGATGGTGACGACCTCATTGAGCAGGGAGCCTTGAGCATTGTTGTTCAGACGCGCCACATCGTGGCTTCAAAGTCGTCTCCCGGCCGGTTGAAGGTGGCCGGGCTGTGGTGAGGATACCGCGCGATTTCCATCCCATGTTCCGACACCGTCAGGGTCAACCGTAGTTCTGTGTCGATCTCGATGCCCAGTTCTTTGAACGGTATGCCCAGTTCCAGAATTTTTCGCCGGCAGATCGTGCGGTAGGAGCCCCTGTCGCGATAGAGGCCGGACTCGTCCGCCCGGGAGAGCAGAAAGGTGTCCGCGCCTTCGGCCGTGAGGGCAAACGACAACTTATATTGCTGGATGCCCGAGCCGATGAATAGGTCTGCGGTGCAGTGCTCCTGGCGCGTTTGAGTTCGTTCATCGAGATCCAGCCGGAGGTAGAGATGTTCGCGGTCGAACCCGAAGAAAATGGAGGTGAAGAGTCCTTCGGACTTCCACATGGCTCCCAGCGGGGGCGTCGGATTGATAGTGCCGGCCCCGCGCCATTCGAAAAAATTGGAGACCATGCCGTCGAGGGTCGGGGTGATGAGCGCCAGCGGGAGTTGCACCAGGTCCAGGCCTTGCGGCGTGCGGGCCTCGACCAGGGGCTGATTCAAGATGTCGGGCGGCGTCACCCCGGCATAGGTCCAGACGTTGCGCAGGTGCGTGCGGAACAGGCGGTCGAACTCCTGTTTATAGTCGGTATCGAAGTCGTCGCCGTACCACCAGAACCAGTCGCTGCCTTCGGCGGCATAGAGTTCGTCCCAGGCCGCGCGGGCTTTGTCCGGCGCCAACGAGGGCGTGAGGTCCACGAGACGGGCCCGCGTGTGCTGCAGGAGGTCCCAGCCGCGATTGTCTTCCTGGTGGCCGATCCAGATTTTAAAGTCCTGGTTGATCCAGGAGCCGGAATGTAACTGCTCGAGGCGTTGAGGGGGTGGAACCGACTCCAACGCGTGGCTCACGGTGTTCAATTGCACGCGAATGCCATGGCCGATATGCAGTCCGTCCTGTTCGAAGGCACGAAACAGCAGGGAGAGGAAGCGCTCGCCGCCGTCGTGATAATGCTCCCAGGGATTCTCGCCGTCGAGAATCACGGCCAGGAGCCCGTTCTCCAGCGGAATGTCGTATGCAAGCCCGCGGATTCGCCGGAGTACATCGTCGGCGGCCGACTCCGGGGTCGTCTTGTGATAGACGAAACCGAAGGCATCGGAAATATCCCGGTCGCGGAACACCATGGTGAGTGGCTGCTCCGCGGTGCCGACTGCGTAGGGCTGATAGAGATGATAATGACGATTCCAGGCCTGGTCGGCCATCTGGAGCGACCGGTAGAGGATACCTTCGTCCGTCGCCAGCCAGCGAATCCCGGCTTTGCTCAGGATGGGCAACAACTCAGGACAGACTGATCCTTCGGACGGCCAGAGCCCGGCCGGTGCACGGCCGAACGTGTGCGTATGGTACTCGATCGCCCGTCGCACCTGGGCGTCGGCGTCGGCCGGAGCATGGAATCGAGCGGGCAGCGGCAGGTCCGGCCTGGCGCGGCGAGTGAATTCCGAGTCGATCACAAGCGGAAGAATCGGGTGGAAAAACGGCGTGGTAGTCAACTCGATCTGTCCACGCTCCTGGAGCGCCTTATACATCGGAACAATCTGCCTGATTGCGGTCTGTTGCAGCGCCAGCACTTCCTGCTTGTCTTCTTCCGTGAAGCCCCGATTCTTCGCGCGCAACTCCGCCAGACGTGGAAAGCGCTGCAGGCTGCCGTAGCCGAACCAGGCGAGATTGTGCCAGACCTGAAGGTCCAGAAATTCCTGCGTCGAAAACTGCCTGGCCAGACGATCGAGGTCTTGCCCCTGGACGTCGACACCACGTTTCACCAGCAGTTCCTGATAACGGGGGAAGGGGCGCACCATGGTGGCCCAATTGGCGGAAAAGAAATGGCGGATCAGGAAGGCTTTTTCAGTCGGGGTCAGCTCGGCCGCCTGGCGTTGTGCATATTCCAGAAAGAGATCGCGGACGCGGCCTGTGGAGAACTCCTCCAGTTGCAGCAGCAGCGACGGCGTGAAGTTAAAGGTCGAGCGAGCCTCCGGAAATCGCTCCAGCAGGAAGGCCATGTCGAAGTAGGCCTTGGTGGCGTGCAGACGCACCCAGGGCATACTCGCGGACCCCGTGAGCGGGTCCGTGTAATACGGCTGGTGCATATGCCAGAGGAAACAGAGTTGAATGGTTTTCATCGGGAAGTTTCTTGCAGACTCCGGGGCAGTATGTCATAGGGGTAGGAGTGTTGCAATGAAAGGGCCGGATTGAGGTGGGCCTGTTTTCTTTCCGCCCGGGTGAGTGCGATCATGCGGTATGGGACCGGCGGTGGTGCGAAACGGGGAGCCAGGCAGAATGGAATCGAATCAGATGGTTTCGAGCGAGATACGTACAGCGCCGCTGGTATCGTCTTTTTCGATCCTGCGGTATTGGGGACCGGTCTGTTTGTATGCCGGACTCATTTTCTTCGGGTCTTCTGTTTCCAATCCACCGGAATCCGTTTCGTCGCTAATGGAAAAGATCTCCGACAAGATCTTGCATCTCTGCGAATACGGAGTTTTTGGGGCCTTGGCCTATCGGGCCTGTCGGCACGGAGCGGGTGCTTGGGTGGCCCGACATGCCGGCATCGTAGCGGTGGTCGGTTGTGCGCTCTACGGCCTGAGCGATGAGATCCATCAATTGTTCGTGCCCCTTCGTCAGGGAGATCCGTTGGATCTGGTGGCCGATTCCGTGGGTGCCACGCTCGGGGCCTGGACCTGGCGTCTCACAGAGCGGCGCGCTGTTCAGTCATCCCTGTAGCCTCGGCGCGTTTCGCCCGATCCTCTCCCATCGATTCTTGCCGCGTTGTTTCTCCGATCCTCGCTCCTTTCTCTGCGTGATGACGGTGCAGATGGTCCGCTGAGCCTGCCTTGCGTTTCCAGCTTCTACCAGGCGTAGGCCTCGGGGGCGGCGCCGCCCGGGCCGGGGAAGATTGTGTCCAATGTCTTGAGGTGTTCCGGAGTCAGCGTCAGCTCCAACGCCGCGAGTGCGGATGTCAGCTGTTCCTTGGTGCGAGGCCCGATGATGGGGGCCGTCACGGCCGGTTGATGAAGCAGCCAGGCGAGGGCGACGGCGGCCGGCGTGGCATTCACGGTCCTGCAGAACTGTTCATAGGCTTCCAGTTTTGTGC
Encoded proteins:
- a CDS encoding carbohydrate ABC transporter permease; the protein is MNRRLLLALGIIATVGLSLLPFLWFVLTSFKSQGEIEAAPPAWWPSGNLGFYRAAIFDHHLFDYVLNSVVVAGSTTLLALLLAIPAAYALARLTIPGKQGILALLLCVSMFPQMAIAGPVWRLLDTIGGLNHRWGVVLPYVALTLPLAIWILASFFKELPPELEDAARVDGCGPWGTLFRITLPLATPGIFTAAILILIYAWNEFFFALLILTQPEQQTLPVGIALFQGEFTMPWGELAAASVVATL
- a CDS encoding sugar ABC transporter permease is translated as MIRTASILRNRDSLAAWTMVAPALLVTMVFALYPVLDSLWLSLHNIFIGLPQLGSPFVGLDNYVALLRDPVAQQALVVTLAFVGLSTILELACGLIIALVIHERFRGRGLVRAAILIPWAIPTVVASQLWRYIFNDQYGFANLLLFGEQVTDYIPWLAYPGMAFGIVVLADVWKTSSFAALLILAGLQVIPDDLYDAARVDGATAWQRFWHITLPLLKPALLLALLFRTMDAFRVFDLVFVMTQGGPGDATQVLQFYGYQTLFTEGRIGYGSAVSVAVFLMILALSLTYLRAIGSSLLERRQP
- a CDS encoding ABC transporter substrate-binding protein; this encodes MRAFFTDSCLQSVPRHLLRASHQRQRRAALLLLWLILFGPPLNDSIAAGPATPPKGQTASITLRFVSWKPDHPRVWDEALAEFTKTHPHISVVRELAPHSSTAYHDLLTQKLKNRDATVDVFFMDVIWVPEFGEAGWARRLDERFTPAMRKEFLPATIEVGRYADHFYGVPSRIDAGLLYYRSDLLTKYGFAPPATWEEVARQADVIVAGERSTNPTLRGYTAQFKQYEGLVCNLLEFIDGHGGSLLTSDGTHSTLAKPEAMAAVQFVRDRVIGRLASRAALTYQEPESLSVFLQGHAVFHRNWPYAWELANNRTRSTIAGQVAVMPLPGFTPGRTAAALGGWLYGISAYSQHPNEAWALIGFLSSQAIQKKFAQEAGIAPSRQALFADPDLLTAAPQLRNHFTVLRSATARPRSPLYPAISHLLQRYFSRALAIDDLDLAQEAAVTDAHIDRLLALTRAAP
- a CDS encoding fibronectin type III domain-containing protein gives rise to the protein MLVTLAVMLIGSGMLLSEAQALQASPTSLTFQAVQGGPNPPSKTVKVYKSSSRKVSWSGKDNAGWLSLSPTSGTLGSSTLLTVSVNISGLAAGTYSGTVTITTSRGSTVAIPVTLKLSAATSSTTTGTTAVLAWNANAESDLAGYKVYSGTSSGRYGAPVDVGKSTSYQFSNLKLGTTYYFAVTAYDVNGNESLRSSEVSKSIY
- a CDS encoding adenine nucleotide alpha hydrolase family protein, producing MNCGKCKTKAVISLPRHNAAFCKGCFTTFVHEQVARAIKSFKMFTPEDRILVAVSGGKDSLALWHILLKLGYRADALYVNLGIGSYSEESHRKVRHYADNVAAAHGANLIVHVVEQEAGAGIRELATILHRPTCSTCGTIKRYQFNRAAVEQDYDVMATGHNLDDEAARLLGNVLHWQDEYLDKQSPTLPASVEGFAKKVKPLCRLSEREIAAYAVVNRIDYIVEECPMAKGSKMILYKEVLNRLETESPGTKQRFYWGFLEKQTKPGPATESMAEKDQRTLHPCTTCGQPTTAEICTYCKMMAKAKTATPR
- a CDS encoding thiamine biosynthesis protein ThiS; the encoded protein is MLVHLSHPQRQVEIKGPKRTKEVLRELNLVIEAHLVIRGDELVTEDEMLADADQIEIRPVISGG
- the galT gene encoding galactose-1-phosphate uridylyltransferase, whose product is MPELRRDPIVGRWVIISTERGGRPQDVSMPSAPLPSASMCPFCPGQERLTPKEILAYRPHASEPDSPNWTVRVIPNKFPALHVEGDMGREGLGLYDRMNGIGAHEVIIETPNHKEHLSDLPANRVEDVLWAYRDRILDLKKDLRLRYILIFKNQGATAGATLEHSHSQLIALPVVPTSVLEEIDGCRQHFQQKERCIYCDILRQESSEGTRVVLENPEFVCLTPYAPRFPFEMWILPKRHAGYFEECQRAQFEFLAPILGEALRRMDTVLARPAYNFILHSSPLHEKTGDFYHWHIEIIPKLTQVAGFEWGTGFYINPVAPEEAAKALRDAEI
- a CDS encoding glycoside hydrolase translates to MKTIQLCFLWHMHQPYYTDPLTGSASMPWVRLHATKAYFDMAFLLERFPEARSTFNFTPSLLLQLEEFSTGRVRDLFLEYAQRQAAELTPTEKAFLIRHFFSANWATMVRPFPRYQELLVKRGVDVQGQDLDRLARQFSTQEFLDLQVWHNLAWFGYGSLQRFPRLAELRAKNRGFTEEDKQEVLALQQTAIRQIVPMYKALQERGQIELTTTPFFHPILPLVIDSEFTRRARPDLPLPARFHAPADADAQVRRAIEYHTHTFGRAPAGLWPSEGSVCPELLPILSKAGIRWLATDEGILYRSLQMADQAWNRHYHLYQPYAVGTAEQPLTMVFRDRDISDAFGFVYHKTTPESAADDVLRRIRGLAYDIPLENGLLAVILDGENPWEHYHDGGERFLSLLFRAFEQDGLHIGHGIRVQLNTVSHALESVPPPQRLEQLHSGSWINQDFKIWIGHQEDNRGWDLLQHTRARLVDLTPSLAPDKARAAWDELYAAEGSDWFWWYGDDFDTDYKQEFDRLFRTHLRNVWTYAGVTPPDILNQPLVEARTPQGLDLVQLPLALITPTLDGMVSNFFEWRGAGTINPTPPLGAMWKSEGLFTSIFFGFDREHLYLRLDLDERTQTRQEHCTADLFIGSGIQQYKLSFALTAEGADTFLLSRADESGLYRDRGSYRTICRRKILELGIPFKELGIEIDTELRLTLTVSEHGMEIARYPHHSPATFNRPGDDFEATMWRV
- a CDS encoding VanZ family protein; its protein translation is MVSSEIRTAPLVSSFSILRYWGPVCLYAGLIFFGSSVSNPPESVSSLMEKISDKILHLCEYGVFGALAYRACRHGAGAWVARHAGIVAVVGCALYGLSDEIHQLFVPLRQGDPLDLVADSVGATLGAWTWRLTERRAVQSSL